A single region of the Dysgonomonadaceae bacterium PH5-43 genome encodes:
- a CDS encoding RNA polymerase sigma-70 factor (ECF subfamily) (product_source=KO:K03088; cath_funfam=1.10.10.10,1.10.1740.10; cog=COG1595; ko=KO:K03088; pfam=PF04542,PF08281; superfamily=88659,88946; tigrfam=TIGR02937), whose protein sequence is MKLYNEDEVLEGLRSDDELQQKKAFELLVGYYSEKLYWQIRKMVLSHDDANDLLQNTFIKAWTNIGLFRGEAKLSTWLYKIAINESITFLNKLKTRNMVPIDDENIYLLERLESDTYFDGDEAEMKLQKAIVTLPDKQRAVFNMRFFDDMSYDEISEIMGTSVGALKASYHHASKKIEDFLTKD, encoded by the coding sequence ATGAAATTATACAACGAAGATGAGGTTCTTGAGGGTTTGCGAAGTGATGATGAGTTGCAGCAAAAGAAAGCTTTTGAACTATTAGTTGGTTACTATAGTGAAAAATTATATTGGCAAATCCGAAAAATGGTATTGTCGCACGATGACGCAAATGATCTTTTGCAAAATACTTTCATTAAAGCTTGGACAAATATAGGGCTCTTTAGAGGAGAAGCAAAGTTGTCTACCTGGTTGTATAAGATAGCTATCAACGAAAGTATTACCTTTTTGAATAAATTAAAAACACGCAATATGGTTCCTATCGATGACGAAAATATTTATCTGTTAGAAAGATTAGAATCTGATACTTATTTCGATGGTGACGAAGCAGAAATGAAACTACAAAAAGCAATAGTTACACTTCCTGATAAACAAAGAGCAGTGTTTAATATGCGCTTTTTTGATGATATGTCGTATGATGAGATTTCTGAAATAATGGGGACGTCAGTTGGGGCGCTTAAGGCATCGTATCATCACGCATCTAAAAAAATTGAAGATTTTCTGACTAAGGATTAA
- a CDS encoding chaperonin GroES (product_source=KO:K04078; cath_funfam=2.30.33.40; cog=COG0234; ko=KO:K04078; pfam=PF00166; smart=SM00883; superfamily=50129) translates to MNIKPLADRVLVKPAPAEEKTVGGIIIPDSAKEKPLKGDVIAVGNGTKDEEMILKSGDKVLYGKYAGTEIELEGEQYLIMRQSDVLAII, encoded by the coding sequence ATGAACATTAAACCATTAGCAGACAGAGTGCTTGTAAAGCCTGCTCCTGCGGAAGAGAAAACAGTTGGTGGAATTATTATTCCCGATTCGGCAAAAGAAAAACCTTTGAAAGGTGATGTAATTGCAGTTGGTAACGGTACTAAAGATGAAGAGATGATTCTTAAGTCGGGCGACAAAGTTCTTTATGGTAAATACGCCGGTACTGAAATTGAATTAGAAGGCGAACAATATCTTATTATGCGTCAGTCAGACGTTTTGGCTATTATATAA
- a CDS encoding hypothetical protein (product_source=Hypo-rule applied; transmembrane_helix_parts=Inside_1_53,TMhelix_54_76,Outside_77_125): MSKKMSQLDKVGNKNPFTVPENYFDNIAEQVMANLPDQQMEEEERLTLWNRVKPWLYMAAMFAGIALMLKIFVGMPDEKYGDFNLTSAAEMEEFYLYYEEQLASNIYRETVYLGDLNSYEPLKEE; this comes from the coding sequence ATGAGCAAGAAAATGAGTCAATTAGACAAAGTTGGTAACAAAAATCCATTTACAGTTCCTGAAAATTATTTCGATAATATTGCGGAACAAGTAATGGCGAATCTTCCAGATCAACAGATGGAAGAGGAGGAGCGTTTGACTTTGTGGAACCGAGTGAAACCTTGGTTGTATATGGCAGCGATGTTTGCTGGAATAGCTTTAATGCTGAAAATATTCGTTGGTATGCCAGATGAAAAATACGGAGATTTTAATTTAACTTCGGCAGCTGAGATGGAGGAATTTTATTTGTATTACGAAGAGCAACTGGCAAGTAATATCTATAGAGAAACAGTTTATCTTGGCGATTTGAATAGTTATGAACCTTTAAAAGAAGAATAA
- a CDS encoding hypothetical protein (product_source=Hypo-rule applied; cleavage_site_network=SignalP-noTM; smart=SM00546; superfamily=110997), with protein MNKIVSSLIIVLSIFSFVSLNAQENSTIIDSLESNTDVVDGVINVTLDPAVEALIGKPNGSVDRVGSYEVEERQGFRLQIYMGSDQHKARAEASAREQAIKEAFPEMTTYLGYWSPNWKLLAGDFITREEATVERQRLLKEFPQFGKEIYIVVDKIKIPIDKGE; from the coding sequence ATGAATAAAATAGTTTCTTCCCTAATTATAGTATTGAGCATATTTAGTTTTGTGTCATTAAATGCTCAAGAAAATTCTACTATAATAGATAGTTTAGAATCTAATACAGATGTTGTTGATGGAGTTATTAATGTAACTTTAGACCCCGCAGTAGAGGCTTTAATAGGAAAACCTAACGGATCTGTAGATAGAGTAGGAAGTTATGAAGTTGAAGAGCGACAGGGTTTTAGACTTCAAATTTATATGGGAAGCGACCAACATAAAGCTCGAGCAGAAGCTTCTGCCAGAGAACAGGCTATTAAAGAAGCATTCCCAGAAATGACGACTTATCTTGGTTATTGGTCGCCTAACTGGAAATTGTTAGCTGGAGATTTTATTACTAGAGAAGAGGCTACAGTTGAACGACAACGTTTGCTTAAAGAATTTCCACAGTTTGGAAAAGAAATATATATCGTTGTTGATAAAATAAAAATACCTATTGATAAAGGGGAATAA
- a CDS encoding CHASE3 domain sensor protein (product_source=COG5278; cog=COG5278; pfam=PF16118; superfamily=81321; transmembrane_helix_parts=Outside_1_4,TMhelix_5_27,Inside_28_77) — MHIIIITIFFIFLLLIFSGVSIISYILKALFGKGKSSSNRTQSQRNETKSTTSTPSKQEKIFTDDEGEYIEFEEIKD, encoded by the coding sequence ATGCACATTATTATTATTACTATATTTTTTATATTTCTATTATTAATCTTTTCTGGAGTTTCTATAATCAGCTATATACTTAAAGCCTTATTTGGCAAAGGTAAAAGTTCTTCCAACAGAACACAATCTCAAAGAAATGAGACTAAATCCACCACCTCGACTCCGTCTAAGCAAGAAAAAATCTTTACCGACGACGAGGGTGAATATATTGAATTTGAAGAAATCAAAGACTAA
- a CDS encoding triosephosphate isomerase (product_source=KO:K01803; cath_funfam=3.20.20.70; cog=COG0149; ko=KO:K01803; pfam=PF00121; superfamily=51351; tigrfam=TIGR00419) gives MRKNIVAGNWKMNKNMQEGLALVNELKVALAGKTPKCEVVVCSPFIHLACISDEAKGSIVKIGAQNCADKVSGAYTGEVSAAMVASTGAEFVILGHSERRAYYGETNAILKEKVGLALANNLTPVFCIGEVLEEREAGKQNEVVKTQIEEALFDLSAEDFGKIVLAYEPVWAIGTGKTATSAQAQEMHAFIRQTLASKYGNEVADNTSILYGGSCNAGNAKELFANPDVDGGLIGGASLTVDAFMPIVEGF, from the coding sequence ATGAGAAAGAACATTGTAGCAGGTAACTGGAAAATGAACAAAAATATGCAAGAAGGTCTTGCATTAGTGAATGAATTGAAAGTAGCATTGGCAGGAAAAACTCCTAAATGCGAAGTTGTTGTTTGTTCTCCTTTTATACATTTGGCTTGTATTAGCGACGAAGCTAAAGGTAGTATTGTAAAAATAGGAGCACAAAACTGTGCAGATAAAGTATCAGGTGCTTATACAGGTGAAGTGTCGGCTGCTATGGTGGCTTCTACTGGTGCTGAATTTGTTATTTTAGGACACTCAGAGCGTAGAGCTTATTATGGTGAAACTAACGCGATATTAAAGGAAAAAGTAGGTTTGGCTTTAGCTAACAACCTTACTCCTGTATTCTGTATTGGTGAAGTTTTGGAAGAGAGAGAAGCGGGTAAACAAAATGAGGTAGTTAAAACTCAAATAGAAGAAGCTTTATTCGATCTCTCGGCTGAAGATTTCGGTAAAATAGTATTAGCTTACGAACCTGTTTGGGCAATTGGTACAGGCAAAACAGCAACTTCGGCTCAAGCACAAGAAATGCACGCTTTTATCAGACAAACATTAGCATCTAAGTACGGTAATGAAGTTGCTGATAATACTTCTATATTGTATGGTGGTAGCTGTAATGCAGGAAATGCTAAAGAATTATTTGCTAATCCTGATGTTGATGGTGGTCTTATCGGTGGAGCTTCATTAACTGTTGATGCATTTATGCCTATAGTTGAAGGTTTTTGA
- a CDS encoding histidyl-tRNA synthetase (product_source=KO:K01892; cath_funfam=3.30.930.10,3.40.50.800; cog=COG0124; ko=KO:K01892; pfam=PF03129,PF13393; superfamily=52954,55681; tigrfam=TIGR00442), with amino-acid sequence MQKPSIPKGTRDFSPEEMAKRNYIFDTIREVFYLYGFKQIETPAMENLSTLMGKYGEEGDKLLFKILNSGDFLKDVKAEDLDNRNLNRLTNQMCEKGLRYDLTVPFARFVVMHRNEITFPFRRFQIQPVWRADRPQKGRYREFFQCDADIVGSDSLLNELELIQMMDEVYKRFGIRVCIKMNNRKILSGIAEIIGEADKIVDITVAIDKLDKIGLDNVNKELSEKGISEDAISKLQPIILLKGSNNEKLSVLRNVLSASSIGLQGVEEMQTIINKVDVVGVNSEFELDLTLARGLNYYTGAIFEVKALDVQIGSITGGGRYDNLTGVFGMPGVSGVGISFGADRIFDVLNQLELYPENATQSTKVLFVNFGEKEENFILPIVSKLRINGVNAEIYPEAQKMKKQMSYADSNKIPFVAIVGENEINENCILLKNMQTGEQQKLAVEDIWSAF; translated from the coding sequence ATGCAAAAACCGTCTATCCCTAAAGGTACGCGCGACTTCTCTCCCGAGGAGATGGCTAAGCGTAATTATATATTTGATACTATAAGAGAGGTGTTTTATCTATATGGTTTTAAGCAGATAGAAACGCCAGCGATGGAAAATTTATCTACTCTTATGGGTAAATATGGAGAAGAAGGAGATAAACTTTTATTCAAGATTCTTAATTCGGGAGATTTTTTGAAAGATGTTAAGGCGGAAGATTTAGATAATAGAAATCTTAATCGCCTGACTAACCAAATGTGTGAAAAAGGATTGCGTTATGATTTAACGGTTCCTTTTGCCCGCTTTGTGGTAATGCACAGAAATGAAATAACCTTTCCTTTTAGACGTTTTCAGATACAGCCAGTTTGGAGAGCTGACCGTCCACAGAAAGGACGTTATCGCGAATTTTTTCAATGTGATGCAGATATAGTTGGTTCTGATTCATTGCTGAATGAGTTGGAATTGATCCAGATGATGGACGAGGTTTATAAACGTTTTGGTATTCGTGTTTGTATAAAGATGAATAATCGAAAAATTCTCTCTGGTATTGCTGAAATAATAGGGGAGGCGGATAAGATAGTAGATATAACAGTTGCTATAGATAAACTGGATAAAATAGGTCTTGATAATGTAAACAAAGAGCTTTCAGAAAAAGGAATCTCGGAAGATGCTATTTCAAAACTTCAACCCATTATATTGTTGAAGGGAAGCAATAATGAAAAACTTTCGGTGTTAAGAAATGTCTTATCGGCATCAAGTATTGGATTGCAGGGGGTAGAAGAGATGCAGACAATAATTAATAAGGTAGATGTTGTAGGTGTAAACAGTGAGTTTGAGCTTGATTTGACGTTGGCTCGTGGATTAAATTATTATACAGGTGCAATATTTGAAGTGAAAGCTCTTGATGTGCAAATAGGAAGTATAACAGGAGGAGGTCGTTATGATAATCTTACCGGCGTTTTTGGAATGCCAGGGGTTTCGGGTGTTGGTATCTCTTTTGGTGCAGATCGTATATTTGATGTGCTTAATCAATTAGAATTATATCCCGAAAATGCAACTCAAAGTACAAAGGTTTTATTTGTTAACTTTGGAGAAAAAGAAGAGAATTTTATTCTCCCTATAGTTTCTAAATTAAGAATTAACGGCGTTAATGCCGAGATATATCCAGAAGCGCAAAAGATGAAGAAGCAGATGTCGTATGCCGACTCAAATAAAATACCTTTTGTGGCAATAGTAGGCGAAAATGAAATAAATGAAAACTGTATTCTTCTGAAGAATATGCAAACAGGGGAGCAGCAAAAGCTTGCAGTTGAAGATATTTGGAGTGCTTTTTGA
- a CDS encoding GTP cyclohydrolase I (product_source=KO:K01495; cath_funfam=1.10.286.10,3.30.1130.10; cog=COG0302; ko=KO:K01495; pfam=PF01227; superfamily=55620; tigrfam=TIGR00063) — MIKGNNVMEWTPENLKKREELAFHYRKILELLGEDPEREGLLKTPDRVAKAMMFLTKGYVQDPGAILSSAIFIEDYKQMVIVKDIDFYSMCEHHILPFFGKVHIAYIPNNAVTGLSKIPRIVDVFARRLQIQERMTTQIKECIQETLNPLGVMVVIEAQHMCMQMRGVEKQNSITTTSDFTGAFEKAKTREEFINLIRDQR; from the coding sequence TTGATAAAGGGGAATAATGTAATGGAATGGACTCCTGAAAACTTAAAGAAAAGAGAAGAACTCGCTTTTCACTACAGAAAGATATTGGAATTGTTGGGCGAAGACCCAGAAAGAGAAGGTTTGCTTAAAACTCCTGATAGAGTTGCAAAGGCTATGATGTTTCTTACTAAAGGATATGTTCAAGATCCTGGTGCAATTCTGTCTTCGGCTATCTTTATCGAAGATTATAAGCAAATGGTGATAGTTAAAGACATAGATTTCTATTCTATGTGCGAGCATCATATATTGCCATTTTTTGGTAAGGTACACATTGCTTATATCCCTAATAATGCAGTAACCGGATTAAGCAAAATACCCAGAATAGTAGATGTTTTTGCTCGTCGATTACAAATACAAGAAAGAATGACTACACAGATAAAAGAGTGTATTCAAGAAACTCTTAATCCATTAGGGGTAATGGTTGTAATTGAAGCTCAACATATGTGTATGCAGATGCGAGGAGTGGAAAAACAAAACTCAATAACTACAACTTCAGACTTTACGGGGGCCTTCGAAAAGGCAAAAACAAGAGAAGAATTTATCAATCTTATAAGAGATCAACGTTAA
- a CDS encoding chaperonin GroEL (product_source=KO:K04077; cath_funfam=1.10.560.10; cog=COG0459; ko=KO:K04077; pfam=PF00118; superfamily=48592; tigrfam=TIGR02348), with product MAKDIKFDIDARDMLKKGVDELANAVKVTLGPKGRNVIIDKKFGAPQITKDGVTVAKEIELSDPFQNMGAQLVKEVASKTNDDAGDGTTTATVLAQSIISVGMKNVAAGANPMDLKRGIDKAVATVVKSLKEQSQEVGDDFKKIENVAKISANGDENIGALIAEAMKKVKKEGVITVEESKGIETYVDVVEGMQFDRGYISPYFVTNTEKMEADLENPFILIYDKKISVLKDILPILEQTVQTGRPLLIIAEDIESEALATLVVNRLRGSLKICAVKAPGFGDRRKEMLEDIAVLTGGIVVSEDKGLKLDGTTMDMLGTAEKISVTKDNTVIVNGAGDKDNIAARVAQIKAQIESTTSDYDREKLQERLAKLAGGVAVLYVGAPSEVEMKEKKDRVDDALSATRAAIEEGTVPGGGIAYIRASKELETLKGDNDDEVTGIEIIKRAIEEPLRQIVANAGKEGAVVVQKVKESKEDFGYNARTGVYENLYVAGVIDPAKVSRVALENAASIAGMFLTTECVITDKPEENAAPAMPAMGGGMGGMM from the coding sequence ATGGCAAAAGATATTAAATTTGATATTGATGCTCGCGATATGCTTAAAAAAGGTGTTGACGAGTTGGCAAATGCAGTGAAGGTAACATTAGGTCCTAAAGGTCGTAACGTTATTATTGATAAAAAATTTGGAGCTCCTCAAATAACTAAAGATGGAGTTACTGTTGCTAAAGAAATAGAACTTTCAGATCCATTCCAAAATATGGGTGCACAGTTGGTAAAAGAAGTAGCTTCTAAAACTAATGATGATGCAGGAGACGGAACAACAACAGCAACGGTTTTAGCTCAATCTATTATCAGTGTTGGAATGAAGAATGTTGCAGCAGGTGCAAATCCTATGGACTTGAAACGTGGCATAGATAAAGCTGTCGCTACTGTTGTGAAATCTTTAAAAGAACAATCTCAAGAAGTAGGAGACGATTTTAAGAAAATAGAAAACGTAGCAAAAATTTCAGCTAACGGCGACGAAAACATCGGAGCTCTTATTGCTGAAGCAATGAAGAAAGTTAAGAAAGAAGGAGTTATCACTGTTGAAGAATCTAAAGGTATAGAAACTTATGTTGATGTAGTTGAAGGTATGCAGTTCGACAGAGGTTATATCTCTCCTTATTTCGTAACTAATACAGAAAAAATGGAAGCTGATCTTGAAAATCCTTTCATCTTAATCTACGATAAAAAGATTTCGGTGTTAAAAGATATTCTTCCAATATTAGAGCAAACAGTACAAACTGGTCGTCCATTGTTAATTATAGCAGAAGATATTGAGTCGGAAGCTTTAGCTACTTTGGTTGTAAACCGTTTGCGTGGTTCATTGAAAATATGTGCAGTTAAAGCTCCTGGCTTTGGTGATCGTCGTAAAGAGATGCTTGAAGATATAGCTGTCCTTACAGGAGGTATAGTTGTTTCTGAAGATAAAGGCTTAAAGCTTGACGGTACAACTATGGATATGTTAGGAACTGCCGAAAAGATAAGTGTAACAAAAGATAACACTGTTATCGTTAATGGAGCTGGTGATAAAGATAATATTGCTGCTCGTGTAGCTCAAATCAAAGCTCAAATTGAAAGCACTACATCTGATTATGACAGAGAAAAACTTCAAGAACGTCTTGCTAAATTAGCAGGTGGAGTAGCAGTTCTTTATGTAGGAGCTCCCTCTGAAGTTGAGATGAAAGAAAAGAAAGATAGAGTCGATGATGCTCTTAGTGCAACACGTGCTGCTATAGAAGAAGGCACTGTTCCTGGAGGAGGTATCGCTTATATTAGAGCATCTAAAGAATTAGAAACTTTGAAAGGCGACAACGATGATGAAGTAACTGGTATTGAAATCATTAAACGAGCCATTGAAGAACCTCTTCGTCAGATTGTTGCTAATGCAGGAAAAGAAGGTGCTGTAGTAGTTCAAAAAGTAAAAGAATCTAAAGAAGATTTTGGTTATAATGCTCGTACTGGTGTTTACGAAAACCTTTATGTAGCAGGAGTTATAGACCCAGCAAAGGTTTCGCGCGTGGCTTTAGAAAATGCAGCTTCTATTGCAGGTATGTTCCTTACAACAGAATGTGTAATAACAGATAAGCCTGAAGAGAATGCAGCTCCAGCAATGCCAGCTATGGGCGGCGGAATGGGAGGAATGATGTAA